The Montipora capricornis isolate CH-2021 chromosome 6, ASM3666992v2, whole genome shotgun sequence genome has a window encoding:
- the LOC138052722 gene encoding uncharacterized protein isoform X2 — MFESVLLSCQIMFITSFIMLSLITATTKSSTQGIFFKVSENRLPPTAANVMWNGYASSVLACSQICARRGECRSASYRKEQNTCSLFNVVQSSYAVAALKQDRLSVFLEKVELSGKTTPLPGTTQSSAVSSCQALRSSPVASGIYWIDPDGGSQDNAFKAYCDMETDGGGWTLVWSYKFTEYDRFTIASNAINPRPNWSITSAVNVPNSTTPPLSETDYNALNFSHWKQLGKEVLIKSNINNWLVCHPGTGSLVDWQDGNVSCQIIKQVTDTCRGTQAPSQFTRSQGYGPIFHTTGTGPFSTTYYYFDGNTENHWPTHDPCGRNSPHQIKNVNDPHGNIYVRK, encoded by the exons ATGTTTGAATCCGTTCTGCTTAGTTGTCAAATA ATGTTTATCACATCTTTCATCATGTTAAGCTTaataacagcaacaacaaaatcaagtacgcaaggtattttttttaaagtcagtGAAAATCGACTGCCTCCGACAGCTGCAAATGTTATGTGGAATGGATACGCCAGCTCGGTGTTAGCCTGTTCCCAAATTTGTGCAAGGCGAGGCGAATGCAGGAGCGCTAGTTACAGAAAAGAGCAAAACACTTGTTCTCTTTTCAATGTGGTGCAATCAAGTTATGCTGTGGCGGCTTTGAAACAAGATAGATTGTCAGTTTTTTTGGAAAAG GTTGAATTGTCTGGAAAGACCACACCACTGCCGG GAACCACTCAATCATCTGCAGTCTCCTCGTGCCAGGCCTTACGATCTTCACCTGTTGCGTCCGGTATTTATTGGATTGATCCTGACGGTGGTTCCCAAGACAATGCGTTCAAGGCTTACTGTGACATGGAAACGGATGGTGGAGGCTGGACTCTAGTGTGGAGTTATAAGTTCACGGAGTACGATCGTTTCACGATTGCATCGAACGCAATCAACCCAAGACCTAACTGGTCAATAACCTCGGCAGTTAATGTTCCCAACTCTACAACACCGCCGCTCAGCGAAACAGACTACAACGctttaaacttttctcactGGAAACAACTTGGCAAGGAGGTCCTGATCAAGAGCAACATTAACAACTGGTTGGTGTGTCATCCGGGAACTGGAAGTTTGGTTGATTGGCAGGATGGGAATGTCAGCTGTCAGATCATTAAACAAGTGACAGACACATGCAGAGGAACACAAGCGCCCTCTCAATTTACCCGATCGCAAGGCTATGGACCCATCTTCCACACCACGGGCACTGGTCCTTTCTCAACCACCTATTACTACTTTGATGGCAACACAGAGAATCACTGGCCCACACATGACCCTTGCGGAAGAAACAGTCCTCATCAAatcaaaaatgtaaatgatccgCATGGTAATATTTATGTtcgaaaataa
- the LOC138052721 gene encoding protein SON-like yields the protein MSFVSDELANVLKSVYMKEESFKTEDAYSISNSEKNNGEVSKEKRSRKHKHKKHSSKSKSRDKKKHKRRKHKSRSRSRSASESRPRSQSSERENSSKLSKKRSESPKSSSKSPEESKHDDFILVKENTHDVEVKNEKNNDEENRRIEKTGQEVDKTASQTEAKGTYDSNFQEVVDLKITTVENQEAARDTESNVDASLVTVSDGRNKASCGKLFGESRIDLDREKNRSLSKERVDSEKRSGSCSKDKSGSEENAPNSKRKKSTSRSRSRTTSPDDKSPRRTRKRRSRSHSRGRGKKRKYKSRSSSKESFHRRKSRSRSHSRIKSSKKRSKSRSCSRGRNHKRHVSKSRSRSHSDSKSRSRSPRWKRSYSRSRRRSPVSRNSGRFSPHRWKRSGDRFRQRSNSRSRRSRSRKRSITRRPRGGRRSRSRSKGRRSRSRSISWGRRQRSKSRSRSYSRGRRKKSSSRERKRSKTKSRSRSKSKSKEKNGQGNRTSQPTVLSATTASANKVSVSSDTDKPVAADLSSQQMKVAQRAGGKTIAELTAFCKKLQEEREGDNTIVKSEEGDKPVEGESHPVAHHPFLVKEKPDITIPPVIFPVSMNKPSLPTFDPSKPLPVQFPVSCGSKHREKESVDDGATVVADVQGSTIQTQPKQEVFAPPPTEKFDISELVAKRMEAQRKLQAQPNDIEALLTLQEIQMKMQNWCQSNVKPGQFTGELVKNLLPKEHLQGGFQAWAKKDMFQNLAPVSGGIGMKLLQKMGWKPGQVIGKRGEGHAEPITLTVKIDRKGLSAGKEKATKKGAPAVLDLQGKHPVSALAEYCSKRKWQLPDYSLIFDHGPAHHKQFLFKVLVNDTEYQPAVVCGNKKQAKAEAAIFALKGLGLIPENADISAL from the exons ATGAGTTTTGTTTCCGATGAACTTGCGAATGTTTTAAAATCAGTCTATATGAAGGAGGAGAGTTTTAAGACCGAAGACGCTTATTCCATATCAAATTCAGAGAAAAACAATGGTGAAGTGTCGAAGGAGAAACGCTCCAGGAAACACAAGCACAAGAAACATTCGTCCAAATCAAAATCCCGCGACAAAAAGAAGCACAAAAGACGAAAACACAAGTCTAGGTCACGATCAAGGTCAGCATCAGAGTCGAGGCCGAGATCTCAGTCAAGTGAAAGAGAAAACTCTTCCAAGCTATCTAAGAAACGCTCTGAATCACCGAAGTCAAGTTCCAAATCACCAGAAGAAAGTAAACACGATGATTTTATCTTAGTAAAGGAGAATACTCATGATGTGGAAGTCAAAAACGAGAAAAACAATGATGAAGAAAACAGACGGATTGAAAAGACAGGACAGGAGGTTGATAAGACAGCGTCCCAAACAGAAGCAAAAGGAACATATGACTCCAATTTCCAGGAGGTTGTTGACCTTAAAATTACTACGGTTGAAAATCAGGAGGCTGCAAGAGACACGGAAAGTAATGTGGATGCTAGTTTAGTGACTGTGAGTGATGGAAGAAATAAAGCCTCATGTGGAAAATTGTTTGGTGAGAGCAGAATTGATTTAGATAGAGAAAAGAATAGATCTCTGTCAAAAGAGAGAGTTGATTCTGAGAAGAGAAGTGGTTCGTGCTCCAAGGATAAATCCGGGTCAGAGGAGAATGCACCTAActcaaagagaaagaaaagtacTTCTCGCTCGCGAAGTAGAACAACATCACCAGATGACAAGTCACCCAGAAGGACAAGAAAGAGACGGTCAAGGTCTCACTCCAGAGGccgaggaaagaagagaaaatacAAGTCAAGATCTAGTTCTAAAGAATCATTTCATCGTAGAAAATCGAGATCAAGGTCACATTCAAGAATTAAATCATCTAAGAAAAGATCTAAGTCAAGGTCATGTTCCAGGGGACGAAATCACAAAAGACATGTTTCAAAATCCAGATCACGTTCTCATTCAGATAGTAAGTCAAGGTCTAGATCACCAAGATGGAAAAGATCATATTCTAGATCAAGAAGAAGGTCTCCTGTTTCTAGGAATTCTGGAAGGTTTTCACCTCATCGCTGGAAGAGAAGTGGTGACCGCTTTAGACAAAGGTCGAATTCGCGGTCTCGAAGGTCACGTTCAAGAAAAAGAAGCATTACGAGAAGACCAAGAGGTGGTAGGAGGTCTCGCTCAAGATCTAAGGGGAGAAGGTCACGTTCTCGATCTATATCGTGGGGTAGAAGACAAAGATCTAAGTCAAGATCTCGCTCGTACTCGAGAGGGAGAAGAAAGAAGTCCTCTTCTAGAGAGAGAAAACGGAGTAAGACAAAAAGTCGTTCCCGGTCCAAGTCAAAATCGAAAGAGAAAAATGGACAGGGTAATAGAACTTCCCAACCTACTGTTCTTAGTGCTACTACAGCATCAGCAAACAAGGTATCTGTATCTAGTGATACTGACAAACCAGTTGCAGCTGATCTTTCATCACAACAGATGAAAGTGGCTCAGAGAGCTGGAGGAAAAACTATTGCAGAGCTGACTGCTTTTTGCAAGAAACTACAGGAGGAGAGAGAAGGAGATAACACTATCGTTAAAAGTGAAGAAGGTGACAAACCTGTAGAAGGAGAATCTCATCCAGTAGCTCATCATCCATTTTTGGTGAAAGAAAAGCCAGATATCACTATACCACCAGTTATATTTCCC GTCAGTATGAACAAACCCAGTCTTCCTACATTTGATCCAAGCAAACCCCTACCAGTGCAGTTTCCAGTCTCTTGTGGAAGCAAGCACCGGGAAAAAGAATCTGTTGATGATGGAGCGACAGTTGTGGCTGATGTACAGGGTTCTACAATTCAGACACAGCCAAAACAGGAAGTATTTGCTCCACCTCCCACTGAG AAGTTTGACATTAGTGAGCTTGTGGCAAAAAGAATGGAGGCCCAGAGAAAGCTTCAGGCCCAACCAAATGACATAGAGGCACTACTTACACTGCAGGAgattcaaatgaaaatgcagAACTGGTGTCAATCCAATGTCAAACCAGGGCAGTTTACTGGTGAGCTTGTCAAGAACCTTCTGCCAAAGGAACATTTACAAGGAGGTTTTCAAGCATGGGCGAAGAAG GACATGTTCCAGAACCTTGCACCAGTTAGTGGAGGAATTGGCATGAAGCTGCTGCAAAAGATGGGTTGGAAACCAGGCCAAGTGATTGGTAAAAGAGGGGAAGGTCACGCTGAACCCATCACTCTCACTGTCAAGATTGACAGGAAAGGGCTGAgtgcaggaaaagaaaaagctACCAAGAAGGGTGCACCTGCAGTGTTGGACCTACAAG GAAAGCACCCAGTGTCTGCATTGGCAGAATACTGCAGCAAGCGAAAGTGGCAGCTTCCTGACTACTCGTTGATCTTTGATCATGGCCCCGCTCACCATAAGCAGTTCCTTTTTAAAGTGTTAGTCAACGACACTGAGTATCAACCTGCTGTTGTTTGCGGCAACAAGAAGCAAGCCAAAGCCGAGGCAGCCATCTTTGCTCTAAAAGGTCTAGGGCTTATACCTGAAAATGCCGACATCTCTGCTTTATAA
- the LOC138052723 gene encoding uncharacterized protein, with product MAIKFEGVLILDDKRDLPVAKVKRNSTVRNYWHNNYRPPPSNSRPSDYGGPLKSPAMQLNEMRQDVTYKVVSQKGPPHWPTFVVTVKVDGNVYKGRGRSKQAARQNAAENALRSLRRHHEISGRQPTERKQVCKRSKIFEQLLRKVDRSVHKGRDSFKQAANSQDAAKNALGSLRHHGEMRGRQPTERKQSCKRDKILQELSRPSSPELHTDFINEEKERPNFKSHRKTERLVKGYL from the exons ATGGCGATAAAATTCGAAGGCGTTCTTATTCTCGACGACAAAAGAGACTTGCCTGTTGCGAAAGTCAAGAGAAATTCTACCGTCAGAAACTACTGGCACAATAACTACAGACCACCACCTTCGAACAGCAGACCAAGCGATTACGGAGGTCCTCTTAAAAGCCCTGCGATGCAACTCAACGAGATGAGGCAGGACGTAACTTATAAGGTTGTCTCTCAAAAAGGCCCTCCACATTGGCCAACGTTCGTTGTAACAGTGAAAGTCGACGGAAATGTCTATAAAGGAAGAGGTAGATCTAAACAAGCTGCGAGACAAAACGCAGCGGAAAATGCTTTGCGATCTCTGCGTCGTCACCATGAGATAAGTGGAAGGCAGCCGACTGAAAGGAAGCAAGTTTGTAAGCGGAGCAAAATATTCGAGCAGTTACTAAGGAAAGTCGACAGAAGTGTCCACAAAGGAAGAGATAGTTTTAAACAAGCTGCGAACTCGCAAGACGCAGCGAAAAATGCATTGGGATCTCTGCGTCATCATGGTGAGATGAGAGGAAGGCAGCCGACTGAAAGGAAGCAAAGTTGTAAGCGGGACAAAATACTCCAGGAGTTATCGAGGCCAAGTAGCCCTGAATTGCATACTGATTTCATCAACGAG GAAAAGGAGAGGCCTAATTTCAAGTCCCACAGGAAGACTGAAAGACTTGTCAAAGGTTACCTCTAG
- the LOC138052722 gene encoding uncharacterized protein isoform X1, which produces MSEEARLVFAPARRNFISRMFITSFIMLSLITATTKSSTQGIFFKVSENRLPPTAANVMWNGYASSVLACSQICARRGECRSASYRKEQNTCSLFNVVQSSYAVAALKQDRLSVFLEKVELSGKTTPLPGTTQSSAVSSCQALRSSPVASGIYWIDPDGGSQDNAFKAYCDMETDGGGWTLVWSYKFTEYDRFTIASNAINPRPNWSITSAVNVPNSTTPPLSETDYNALNFSHWKQLGKEVLIKSNINNWLVCHPGTGSLVDWQDGNVSCQIIKQVTDTCRGTQAPSQFTRSQGYGPIFHTTGTGPFSTTYYYFDGNTENHWPTHDPCGRNSPHQIKNVNDPHGNIYVRK; this is translated from the exons ATGAGTGAAGAAGCTCGTTTGGTCTTTGCCCCTGCAAGGAGGAATTTCATTTCTCGC ATGTTTATCACATCTTTCATCATGTTAAGCTTaataacagcaacaacaaaatcaagtacgcaaggtattttttttaaagtcagtGAAAATCGACTGCCTCCGACAGCTGCAAATGTTATGTGGAATGGATACGCCAGCTCGGTGTTAGCCTGTTCCCAAATTTGTGCAAGGCGAGGCGAATGCAGGAGCGCTAGTTACAGAAAAGAGCAAAACACTTGTTCTCTTTTCAATGTGGTGCAATCAAGTTATGCTGTGGCGGCTTTGAAACAAGATAGATTGTCAGTTTTTTTGGAAAAG GTTGAATTGTCTGGAAAGACCACACCACTGCCGG GAACCACTCAATCATCTGCAGTCTCCTCGTGCCAGGCCTTACGATCTTCACCTGTTGCGTCCGGTATTTATTGGATTGATCCTGACGGTGGTTCCCAAGACAATGCGTTCAAGGCTTACTGTGACATGGAAACGGATGGTGGAGGCTGGACTCTAGTGTGGAGTTATAAGTTCACGGAGTACGATCGTTTCACGATTGCATCGAACGCAATCAACCCAAGACCTAACTGGTCAATAACCTCGGCAGTTAATGTTCCCAACTCTACAACACCGCCGCTCAGCGAAACAGACTACAACGctttaaacttttctcactGGAAACAACTTGGCAAGGAGGTCCTGATCAAGAGCAACATTAACAACTGGTTGGTGTGTCATCCGGGAACTGGAAGTTTGGTTGATTGGCAGGATGGGAATGTCAGCTGTCAGATCATTAAACAAGTGACAGACACATGCAGAGGAACACAAGCGCCCTCTCAATTTACCCGATCGCAAGGCTATGGACCCATCTTCCACACCACGGGCACTGGTCCTTTCTCAACCACCTATTACTACTTTGATGGCAACACAGAGAATCACTGGCCCACACATGACCCTTGCGGAAGAAACAGTCCTCATCAAatcaaaaatgtaaatgatccgCATGGTAATATTTATGTtcgaaaataa
- the LOC138052720 gene encoding protein jagunal homolog 1-A-like — protein sequence MASRDGPRAAGTDGSDFAHRQRIASHYKDSVQWKAKLKACLSFHVFLILCVGAWIAAAFSGLVKTKPQPWELAWLLSLVPAVVGLASITKNNVKQIYVCAGGILLVGVGPLVFGACLMIQEIVFSAKREKASPTEAWQSAPMKMAAVAFLIQFHGISLYYMNKLTSAWNAKGEKKTS from the exons ATGGCCTCCAGGGATGGTCCCCGTGCAGCTGGAACAGATGGATCAGACTTTGCACACAGACAGCGTATAGCTTCACATTACAAAGACAGCGTGCAATGGAAGGCTAAATTAAAGGCCTGTCTTTCCTTCCATGTATTTCTTATCTTGTGTGTCGGGGCTTGGATTGCTGCGGCCTTCAGTGg ATTGGTTAAGACAAAGCCACAGCCCTGGGAATTGGCCTGGTTATTGAGTCTCGTTCCTGCAGTTGTAGGACTTGCAAGCATTACAAAGAATAATGTAAAACAGATATATGTTTGTGCAGGTGGAATTTTGTTAGTGGGAGTTGGGCCTTTAGTATTTGGTGCCTGTTTGATGATACAAGAGATTGTTTTCAGTGCCAAGAGAGAAAAAGCCTCTCCAACAGAGGCCTGGCAAAGTGCTCCTATGAAAATGGCAGCTGTAGCTTTTCTTATCCAGTTTCATGGCATCAGCTTATACTACATGAACAAGTTGACTAGTGCATGGAATGCAAAGGGAGAAAAGAAGACTTCATAA